The genomic DNA gtttaacttatttgattattttttaaaaatttttaggtgactttttatcttcttttattaagataaatttatctgacatttTGCATATAAGTTTAGGATAGTTAAtatcatttaatgcattttaaaattttaaatttattaaaagaacttatttatttaaggtttataattaatattatttaatatattttaaaattattatatattttgataatttttaaaatttaaattacattatttcttttatcaatttttaaactttaaatttgtctatgtgtatattttattaaataatacaattcctttcactaatttttaaattattttatttaattttatattttattatttattataaaaatatattttaatcatttttaattatctagatAGAATGATTAtaattccaacaataattatttttattttttaactcttaaaatctatttttaaatatgaatttaaaaaataaaatattatatttattttttgacaatttatattaattataaaatattattttaattataaatttattattgatgttaataaataattttgaataaatttgataataagaatattttgataaaaaaaattcttatcttaatatttatcatatctattaacaaacaaaaaaatataattatcaataaaattttaaaaatttaattaataaaaaatttaaaatacttgtCAATCTTATTTTCAtcctttcatattttaaaaacatttcaaactTATCTTAATATATTCTTTAGTTCCCTGAAACTAAAATCATAATCAGAGAAGCCTAAACTTCAATTGGAATGTGATTGGAAACGATTCACCCGAcccattaatttataatttcttacagaattttaaaaattcttacaAGTGCAGTCAAAGGCACCGAACAGACAAGGATGGACCTCGTATTTGACCGGTCAAAAATAGTTCTGAAATGTTAATCTTGTCGCATAAAGCCAACGGGTCATAACGATCCAAAGCTACATTCTTGTTAACAACTCGATTAAATTCTTAGAAGAGGACCGATCCAACAAGCATCTGCACGTCAAACGAAACAAGGCAAAACCAAGATTGATTAAGATTCAGAGCTAAAATGGCCGACAGGGATGAGTCAAGTTCGCCATAACATGAGATAAAAACAGTAACAGAACTCTTTCAGAAATTAACAAATTCAAACTCTAGAAGAACAAGCTAAGCTAAGCTAAGCTAATATTATTATTGCAATGTCCATTTCACCCACATCAATCAAACACTCAAAAGAGTCGGAGGGGGGCTTCTTTCCACGGCTGGCTGGCTTCCCTTCCTTCCTACAACGCCGGCAAGGAGGACGAACTCACAAGAGTCGTCGAGCCGAGAAGGTCATTGCAGAGGCTGCTGCTGGCCGCCCCTTCATGCGCCTTGTGGCTCTCTGCCGTCGGGCTGCTCCCCGCGCTGCTGTTCGAAAGCGACCCAAACGTTATCTTCTGCAGGACCCCGGTCGGCGACGCCACCTCAGTCATCAGGTTCAGGGCCGACAAGCTCTTCCCGTCGCCGGTGCCGCTGTTACTGCTATTCAAAACCTCTCCAAGAGGGCCGCCGCCCATGGAAGTCTCCCAAGAAATGGGAATCCAATTTGCTTGCTTCTGGTTCGTTTCGCTGCCCACGCCCAGCCCCATCTCGAGCTCTCGAGACAATCTCAGCGGCGAAAGCGCGAGCTTCGAATTGTCGGGAGATGAAGTGGATGACATGAAATCCGAAGCCGATACCGGGATTGAGATAGACAGCTGAGTCCTATCTGCCTGCAGATCAATCCCGGGCCATGAAATGGAGGAGTTGTGAACGATCTGGTTCTTAGGCCAGTCATCAATGAAGTGCCGAACTTGGGACTCGTTTTCCCGGTCGTTCAGGTCCTGGCAGGAGCCGTAGCTACGGCAGCTGATAAGGGGGGAGCTTTTCTGCAAAGGATTGAGCAGGGAATCAGAGCAAACTCGTCCAAATTCGGGTCTGGAGGACTCTTCGAATGGGGGGTTCTGCTTCGGAAATGAAAACCGATTTTCTTTCAGACCAATGGTGGGAGATAAGATGGAAAGGTCCGTTGAATCCTGAATCCTCTCCCCCGCGTTGTCCTTGCTCAGACCAATCCTGAAATCAGAGTACTACACTTGAATCTAAACTAAACAGCTCCCAAATCAAATTTGTTTCATGTCTTCTACATGCATTGAAATCCCACCAAAGATTATGAAAAACGAAAATGCTATTTGGAAAGTCGGGAGTGACACTCCTGACTTGGTGTATGAGAAACTACGATTCGAAAAATTACAATTTGAGGTTCCTAACAAGTGTGATTAGAGCTACTTTGTTGTTTTAAATGGATGCCACAGTTATTTTACAGAAAATTTAGAACAAATCAGAAACATAATGATAAATCTACAATATAATAAAGAGTTGGAACTCGAAATATATctaaagggggggggggggggggggtaaatgTAACCCAAACTTAATCTGTTCTGGTTCTAATCTTAACACACCTGTTGATCTGGGTGGGAAATGAGCAACCAGGCTGGAGGTTCTTGAGCTGGGTGTTGTCCGCGAGGGTGAAGCTGCCGGACGTGCCGCCGCCAGGCGCGGCCGAGGCTGAGGTGGAGGAAGTGGTGGGAAGGAGCTTGGCGGCGGTTGAGGTGGGTCCGGAGACGGAATGGCCATTTTGGCCTTCCACAGGCTTTCTTGAACGATGGCGGCCCCGGTTCATGTGCCGCTCACAGTACTTCTGATCAGGAACGGCGTCTCTGGAGCACCGCCACTTCTTGCCGTCCGTCCGACGGCACCTCCCCGGCTCCGGGTCGGTCGTGCTGGTGAATCCCAGCCGGAAAGCACCCCATCCATCTACCATTAACCATCAGAAACCATATATAGAAATTCCAAGTCAATATAATGAACCCACAAAACACTGAACATATATCAAAATCAAGCACATACTCTTACACAAACCATCAAACTCTTAACATGTTTGGAACAGTAATCTACAATCTTCCAATATTTTCCTTCCAAATCAACCCTTTTTAAACCCAGCGTAAAAATGACAACTTTTCTCCTCAAACACATCCGCAGATCTAAAGAAATAAATGGCCTTGCCAAAAACTAGACATAAAGTTAATAGATGTAACTAAGCAAAGATGATTTGACTAACAACTAAGAATGAAATGAACTCGGGttttgaaaggaaaagaaggaaactTACAGGTACTGGGTGCTAGAGAGGCGGCTGAAAAGGCAGAGAAGCCAGCAGAATCAAGGGCTTTTCTGATGGGGATGAGGAGATTGGAAGGAACGGGGACATTATAGATGATATGCTTGTAGATCAAAGCCTGATGTTCCAACTCCATCCACTGAGAAGGAGTAAATGGGCCTCTGACGCCAGTAAATATGCCATGCATGCTTGCTGCAGGATTCAACCCTCCACCAGAGCCATATCCTGAAACAGAAAGATCACAAGATTCAGCCAAAAAGTGTCATGAAAGAACCATTCGGGTAGACAAAGAAAAGCCAAACATCGAAACCCCATTTCACTGCCACCTCCAGTCCACCATTCAagtgaaaaagggaaaaatttgAGCCATAGAAAGGGATGTGGCAGGACACACCAATCCCCTCCACTCCTCGTTTGCTACACATTTAAGGAGGCtgcatcaataattaaattttcttgtccACGGcataacaagaaaagaaagggaatcAGAGAAATCGAAGCCATTCCAGGGAATGATGGATCTgatgtacatatatatgtatgtatacatagCTCTCCTGTTTTTGcaactttttattttcttcttttgcactCCAATACAGCTTCTActgttccttttctttctttttcttgacaAGAC from Diospyros lotus cultivar Yz01 chromosome 4, ASM1463336v1, whole genome shotgun sequence includes the following:
- the LOC127799485 gene encoding growth-regulating factor 1-like, whose amino-acid sequence is MDLGMVGLDGLVGSGTSLANSSSSTDPEAKQKWYGSAAGCTTLKQERSGGSSEDEWRSLKVAKTDDFSASKPMLLQQRGGGPLLRSSSTLFSDGQQMLSFSSPTSQTVPLPYYARNSGYGSGGGLNPAASMHGIFTGVRGPFTPSQWMELEHQALIYKHIIYNVPVPSNLLIPIRKALDSAGFSAFSAASLAPSTYGWGAFRLGFTSTTDPEPGRCRRTDGKKWRCSRDAVPDQKYCERHMNRGRHRSRKPVEGQNGHSVSGPTSTAAKLLPTTSSTSASAAPGGGTSGSFTLADNTQLKNLQPGCSFPTQINRIGLSKDNAGERIQDSTDLSILSPTIGLKENRFSFPKQNPPFEESSRPEFGRVCSDSLLNPLQKSSPLISCRSYGSCQDLNDRENESQVRHFIDDWPKNQIVHNSSISWPGIDLQADRTQLSISIPVSASDFMSSTSSPDNSKLALSPLRLSRELEMGLGVGSETNQKQANWIPISWETSMGGGPLGEVLNSSNSGTGDGKSLSALNLMTEVASPTGVLQKITFGSLSNSSAGSSPTAESHKAHEGAASSSLCNDLLGSTTLVSSSSLPAL